In the Klebsiella aerogenes KCTC 2190 genome, one interval contains:
- the ugpQ gene encoding glycerophosphodiester phosphodiesterase: MSNWPYPHIVAHRGGGKLAPENTLAAIDVGARYGHTMIEFDAKLSKDGQIFLLHDDNLERTSNGWGVAGELSWDDLLKVDAGSWYSREFKGEPLPLLSQVAERCRRHGMMANIEIKPTTGQGPQTGKVVALAARDLWADMTAPLLSSFEIDALEAAQEAAPELPRGLLLDEWRDDWRELTARLGCVSIHLNHKLLDAARVASLKQAGLHILVYTVNKPQRAAELLRWGVDCICTDAIDVIGPNFQP, translated from the coding sequence ATGAGTAACTGGCCTTATCCCCACATCGTCGCCCATCGCGGCGGCGGTAAACTGGCGCCGGAGAACACCCTGGCGGCTATCGACGTCGGCGCCCGCTACGGGCACACGATGATTGAATTTGACGCCAAGCTGTCGAAGGACGGGCAGATCTTTCTGCTGCACGACGATAATCTCGAACGCACCAGCAACGGCTGGGGCGTGGCGGGCGAGCTGTCGTGGGACGATCTGCTGAAGGTCGATGCCGGCAGCTGGTACAGCCGTGAATTTAAGGGCGAACCGCTGCCGCTGCTCTCTCAGGTGGCGGAACGCTGCCGCCGTCACGGCATGATGGCGAATATCGAAATTAAGCCGACCACCGGGCAGGGGCCGCAGACCGGCAAAGTGGTGGCGCTGGCCGCGCGCGATCTGTGGGCCGATATGACCGCGCCGCTACTCTCATCCTTTGAAATCGACGCGCTGGAAGCGGCGCAGGAAGCCGCGCCCGAGCTGCCACGCGGGCTGCTGCTGGATGAGTGGCGCGATGACTGGCGCGAATTGACCGCCCGGCTGGGCTGCGTATCTATTCATCTCAACCACAAGCTGCTGGATGCGGCTCGGGTAGCGAGCCTGAAACAGGCCGGCCTGCATATTCTGGTGTATACGGTCAATAAACCCCAGCGCGCCGCTGAACTGCTGCGCTGGGGCGTAGATTGCATCTGCACCGATGCTATTGACGTCATCGGGCCGAATTTCCAGCCTTAA
- a CDS encoding sn-glycerol-3-phosphate import ATP-binding protein UgpC, which produces MAGLKLQAVSKSWDGKTQVIQPLTLDVADGEFIVMVGPSGCGKSTLLRMVAGLERVTSGDIWIDRKRVTEMEPKDRGIAMVFQNYALYPHMSVEENMAWGLKIRGMGKGLIAERVQEAARILELDGLLKRRPRELSGGQRQRVAMGRAIVRDPAVFLFDEPLSNLDAKLRVQMRLELQQLHRRLKTTSLYVTHDQVEAMTLAQRVMVMNKGIAEQIGTPVEVYEKPASRFVASFIGSPAMNLLEGRVSDDGGRFELEGGIQLPMNHEHRRYAGRKMTLGIRPEHFILSSQAQGGIPLLMDTLEILGADNLAHGRWGEQKLVVRLPHQQRPAGGSTLWLHLPLEHLHLFDGETGQRA; this is translated from the coding sequence ATGGCTGGTTTAAAACTACAAGCAGTAAGCAAAAGCTGGGATGGCAAAACCCAGGTAATTCAACCGCTAACGCTGGACGTGGCGGACGGGGAGTTTATCGTCATGGTCGGCCCGTCGGGCTGCGGGAAATCAACGCTGCTGCGGATGGTTGCCGGACTTGAACGGGTGACCAGCGGCGATATCTGGATTGATCGTAAACGGGTGACCGAGATGGAGCCGAAGGATCGCGGCATCGCGATGGTGTTCCAGAACTATGCGCTTTATCCGCATATGAGCGTGGAAGAGAACATGGCGTGGGGGCTGAAGATTCGCGGCATGGGTAAGGGATTGATCGCCGAGCGCGTGCAGGAGGCGGCGCGTATTCTTGAGCTGGATGGCCTGCTCAAGCGCCGCCCGCGGGAACTGTCCGGCGGTCAGCGCCAGCGCGTGGCGATGGGCCGCGCTATCGTGCGTGACCCGGCGGTATTCCTGTTCGACGAACCGTTGTCAAACCTCGACGCCAAGCTGCGCGTGCAGATGCGTCTGGAACTGCAACAGCTGCATCGGCGCCTGAAAACGACCTCGCTGTATGTCACCCACGATCAGGTCGAAGCGATGACCCTTGCCCAGCGGGTGATGGTAATGAATAAGGGGATTGCCGAGCAGATCGGTACGCCGGTCGAAGTGTACGAAAAGCCCGCCAGCCGCTTTGTGGCGAGCTTTATCGGCAGCCCGGCCATGAACCTGCTGGAGGGGCGGGTGAGCGATGATGGCGGCCGCTTTGAGCTGGAAGGCGGCATACAGCTACCGATGAATCACGAGCATCGGCGTTACGCCGGGCGTAAAATGACTCTCGGTATCCGCCCGGAGCACTTTATTTTAAGCTCGCAGGCGCAAGGCGGCATTCCGCTGCTGATGGATACGCTGGAAATTTTAGGTGCCGATAACCTCGCCCACGGGCGCTGGGGCGAGCAGAAGCTGGTGGTCAGATTGCCGCATCAGCAGCGCCCGGCGGGTGGCAGCACGCTATGGCTGCATCTGCCTTTGGAACATCTGCACCTCTTTGATGGTGAAACAGGACAACGCGCATGA
- the ugpE gene encoding sn-glycerol-3-phosphate ABC transporter permease UgpE encodes MIENRRGLTIFSHTMLILGIAVILFPLYVAFVAATLDNKSVFETPMTLSPGGHLLENMKTIWVNGVGVNSAPFWLMMLNSFIMAFAITVGKIVVSMLSAFAIVWFRFPLRNLFFWMIFITLMLPVEVRIFPTVEVIANLKMLDSYAGLTLPLMASATATFLFRQFFMTLPDELIEAARIDGASPMRFFRDIVLPLSKTNLAALFVITFIYGWNQYLWPLLIIQDVNLGTAVAGIKGMIATGEGTTQWNQVMAAMLLTLIPPVVIVLAMQRAFVRGLVDSEK; translated from the coding sequence ATGATTGAGAACCGTCGCGGGCTGACGATTTTCAGCCACACCATGCTGATTCTGGGCATTGCCGTCATTTTATTCCCGCTGTACGTCGCCTTCGTGGCGGCGACGCTGGATAACAAATCGGTGTTTGAAACGCCGATGACGCTGAGCCCCGGCGGACATCTGCTGGAGAACATGAAGACCATCTGGGTGAACGGGGTCGGCGTCAACAGCGCGCCGTTCTGGCTGATGATGCTCAACAGCTTCATCATGGCGTTCGCCATTACGGTAGGCAAAATCGTGGTGTCGATGCTTTCGGCTTTCGCCATCGTCTGGTTCCGCTTTCCGCTGCGTAACCTGTTCTTCTGGATGATCTTCATCACTCTGATGCTGCCGGTCGAGGTGCGTATTTTCCCGACGGTGGAAGTGATCGCCAACCTCAAAATGCTCGACAGTTATGCCGGGTTAACGCTGCCGTTGATGGCTTCGGCTACCGCCACCTTCCTGTTCCGCCAGTTCTTTATGACTCTGCCGGACGAGCTGATTGAAGCGGCGCGTATCGATGGCGCTTCGCCGATGCGCTTCTTCCGCGACATCGTGCTGCCGCTGTCGAAAACCAACCTCGCCGCGCTGTTCGTCATCACCTTTATCTACGGCTGGAACCAGTATCTATGGCCGTTGCTGATTATTCAGGATGTGAATCTTGGCACCGCCGTCGCCGGTATTAAAGGCATGATCGCCACCGGTGAAGGTACTACCCAGTGGAATCAGGTGATGGCGGCGATGCTGTTGACCCTGATCCCGCCGGTCGTCATCGTTTTAGCCATGCAGCGCGCGTTTGTGCGCGGCCTGGTCGATAGTGAGAAATAA
- the ugpA gene encoding sn-glycerol-3-phosphate ABC transporter permease UgpA, with protein MSSSRPVFRSRWLPYVLVAPQLIITLIFFIWPAGEALWYSLQSVDPFGLSSQFVGLDNFVTLFHDPYYLDSFWTTIKFSTLVTVSGLLISLFFAALVDYVVRGSRFYQTLMLLPYAVAPAVAAVLWIFLFNPGRGLITHFLGELGYDWNHAQNSGQAMFLVVFASVWKQISYNFLFFFAALQSIPRSLVEAAAIDGAGPIRRFFKLALPLIAPVSFFLLVVNLVYAFFDTFPVIDAATAGGPVQATTTLIYKIYREGFAGLDLSASAAQSVVLMFLVIILTVVQFRYVESKVRYQ; from the coding sequence ATGTCATCATCCCGTCCGGTATTCCGCTCGCGCTGGCTGCCCTATGTGCTGGTCGCGCCGCAGCTGATTATCACGCTGATTTTCTTTATCTGGCCCGCGGGCGAAGCGCTGTGGTACTCGCTGCAGAGCGTCGATCCGTTTGGCCTTTCCAGCCAGTTTGTCGGCCTGGATAACTTCGTCACGCTATTCCACGACCCGTACTATCTGGACTCTTTCTGGACGACCATAAAATTCAGTACCCTGGTAACCGTCAGCGGCCTGCTTATTTCGCTGTTTTTTGCCGCGCTGGTCGACTATGTGGTGCGCGGCAGCCGCTTTTATCAAACGCTGATGCTGCTGCCGTATGCCGTGGCTCCCGCCGTCGCGGCGGTGCTGTGGATCTTCCTCTTCAATCCCGGACGCGGGCTGATCACTCATTTCCTCGGCGAATTGGGTTACGACTGGAACCACGCGCAGAACAGCGGCCAGGCGATGTTTCTGGTGGTCTTCGCCTCGGTCTGGAAGCAGATAAGCTACAACTTCCTGTTCTTTTTCGCCGCGCTGCAGTCGATCCCGCGTTCGCTGGTTGAGGCCGCCGCCATCGACGGCGCCGGGCCGATTCGTCGCTTCTTCAAGCTGGCGCTGCCGCTGATTGCGCCGGTGAGTTTCTTCCTGTTGGTGGTCAACCTGGTTTACGCCTTCTTCGACACCTTCCCGGTAATTGATGCCGCCACCGCCGGCGGCCCGGTGCAGGCGACCACCACCCTAATCTACAAAATTTATCGCGAAGGTTTCGCCGGGCTCGATCTTTCCGCTTCCGCCGCGCAGTCGGTGGTGCTGATGTTCCTCGTCATTATCCTGACGGTGGTGCAGTTCCGTTACGTTGAAAGTAAGGTGCGTTACCAATGA
- the ugpB gene encoding sn-glycerol-3-phosphate ABC transporter substrate-binding protein UgpB, translating into MISLRHTALGLALSLAFAGQALAVTTIPFWHSMEGELGKEVDSLAQRFNAANPDYKIVPMYKGNYEQSLSAGIAAFRTGNAPAILQVYEVGTATMMASKAIKPVYQVFSDAGIKFDESQFVPTVSGYYTDSKTGHLLSQPFNSSTPVLYYNKDAFKKAGLDPEQPPKTWQDLAAYTAKLKAAGMKCGYASGWQGWIQIENFSAWNGLPVATKNNGFDGTDAVLEFNKPEQVKHIALLEEMNKKGDFSYFGRKDESTEKFYNGDCAMTTASSGSLADIRQYAKFNYGVGMMPYDADVKGAPQNAIIGGASLWVMQGKDKETYTGVAKFLDFLTKPENAAEWHQKTGYLPITTAAYDLTRQQGFYDKNPGADIATRQMLNKPPLPFTKGLRLGNMPQIRTIVDEELESVWTGKKTPQQALDSAVQRGNQLLRRFEQATKS; encoded by the coding sequence ATGATATCGTTACGACATACAGCTTTAGGACTGGCGCTGAGCCTGGCATTTGCTGGCCAGGCACTGGCAGTAACCACCATCCCTTTCTGGCACTCGATGGAAGGGGAACTGGGTAAAGAAGTTGATTCTCTGGCGCAACGTTTCAACGCGGCCAATCCTGATTACAAAATTGTTCCGATGTACAAAGGCAACTACGAGCAGAGCCTGAGCGCCGGTATCGCCGCCTTCCGTACCGGTAACGCGCCGGCGATTCTGCAGGTGTATGAAGTCGGCACCGCCACCATGATGGCGTCAAAAGCTATTAAGCCGGTGTACCAGGTCTTTAGCGATGCGGGTATTAAGTTCGATGAATCGCAGTTCGTACCGACGGTGTCCGGTTATTACACCGATTCAAAAACCGGCCATCTGCTCTCCCAGCCGTTTAACAGCTCCACGCCGGTGCTGTACTACAACAAAGACGCCTTCAAGAAAGCGGGTCTGGACCCTGAGCAGCCGCCGAAAACCTGGCAGGATTTGGCGGCTTACACCGCCAAACTGAAAGCGGCCGGAATGAAGTGCGGCTACGCCAGCGGTTGGCAGGGCTGGATCCAGATTGAGAACTTCAGCGCCTGGAACGGCCTGCCGGTCGCCACGAAAAATAACGGCTTTGACGGTACCGACGCGGTTCTTGAGTTCAACAAGCCGGAGCAGGTGAAGCATATCGCGCTGCTCGAAGAGATGAACAAGAAAGGCGATTTCAGCTATTTCGGGCGTAAGGATGAATCCACCGAGAAGTTCTATAACGGCGACTGCGCGATGACTACCGCCTCATCCGGCTCGCTGGCGGATATTCGTCAGTACGCGAAATTCAACTACGGCGTCGGCATGATGCCTTACGACGCTGATGTGAAAGGCGCGCCGCAGAACGCTATCATCGGCGGGGCCAGCCTGTGGGTGATGCAGGGCAAGGACAAAGAGACCTACACCGGCGTGGCGAAGTTCCTCGACTTCCTGACCAAACCGGAAAACGCCGCCGAGTGGCACCAGAAAACCGGCTATCTGCCGATTACCACCGCGGCCTACGATCTGACGCGCCAGCAGGGCTTCTATGATAAGAACCCAGGCGCTGATATCGCCACTCGCCAGATGCTGAACAAGCCGCCGTTGCCGTTCACCAAAGGCCTGCGCCTGGGCAACATGCCGCAAATTCGCACCATCGTTGATGAAGAGCTGGAGAGCGTGTGGACCGGCAAGAAAACTCCGCAACAGGCGCTGGACTCCGCCGTTCAGCGCGGGAATCAACTGCTGCGCCGTTTCGAGCAAGCAACCAAATCGTAA
- the livF gene encoding high-affinity branched-chain amino acid ABC transporter ATP-binding protein LivF — protein sequence MEKAMLTFDNVSAHYGKIQALHNVSLHIKQGEIVTLIGANGAGKTTLLGTLCGDPRASSGRIVFDGKDITDWQTAKIMREAVAIVPEGRRVFSRMTVEENLAMGGFFADRDQFHTRIQWVYELFPRLHERRIQRAGTMSGGEQQMLAIGRALMSQPRLLLLDEPSLGLAPIIIQQIFDTIEQLREQGMTIFLVEQNANQALKLADRGYVLENGHVVLEDTGDALLANEAVRSAYLGG from the coding sequence ATGGAAAAAGCGATGTTAACTTTTGACAATGTCAGCGCCCACTACGGCAAGATTCAGGCGCTGCACAACGTCAGCCTGCATATCAAACAGGGTGAGATAGTCACGCTTATCGGCGCCAACGGCGCAGGGAAAACCACCCTACTTGGTACGCTGTGCGGCGATCCGCGGGCTTCCAGCGGGCGCATTGTCTTTGACGGCAAGGATATTACCGACTGGCAGACGGCGAAAATCATGCGTGAAGCGGTGGCGATCGTGCCGGAAGGGCGGCGCGTCTTTTCGCGCATGACGGTGGAAGAGAACCTGGCGATGGGCGGTTTTTTTGCCGACCGCGACCAGTTCCATACCCGCATCCAATGGGTGTATGAGCTGTTCCCGCGTCTGCATGAACGCCGTATTCAGCGCGCCGGCACCATGTCCGGCGGCGAGCAGCAGATGCTGGCGATCGGTCGCGCTCTGATGAGCCAGCCGCGCCTGCTGCTGCTTGATGAGCCCTCATTGGGGCTGGCGCCGATTATCATTCAGCAGATTTTCGATACCATCGAACAGCTGCGTGAGCAGGGGATGACGATCTTCCTGGTTGAGCAGAACGCCAACCAGGCGCTGAAGCTGGCCGATCGCGGCTACGTACTGGAAAACGGTCACGTGGTGCTGGAGGATACCGGCGACGCGCTGTTGGCCAACGAGGCGGTGCGCAGCGCCTATCTCGGCGGTTAG
- the livG gene encoding high-affinity branched-chain amino acid ABC transporter ATP-binding protein LivG — protein MSQPILSVNGLMMRFGGLLAVNNVSLELRPQEIVSLIGPNGAGKTTVFNCLTGFYKPTGGTIMLRDQHLEGLPGQQIARMGVVRTFQHVRLFREMTVIENLLVAQHQQLKTGVFSGLLKTPAFRRAQSEALDRAATWLERIGLLEHANRQASNLAYGDQRRLEIARCMVTQPEILMLDEPAAGLNPKETKELDELIAELRSHHNTTILLIEHDMKLVMGISDRIYVVNQGTPLANGTPEEIRNNPDVIRAYLGEA, from the coding sequence ATGAGTCAGCCAATATTATCCGTGAACGGCCTGATGATGCGTTTTGGCGGCCTGCTGGCGGTCAATAACGTCTCCCTTGAGCTGCGCCCGCAAGAGATCGTTTCCTTAATTGGCCCAAACGGCGCGGGAAAAACCACCGTTTTTAACTGCCTGACCGGTTTCTATAAACCTACCGGCGGCACCATTATGCTGCGCGACCAGCATCTGGAAGGGCTGCCGGGGCAGCAGATTGCACGGATGGGGGTGGTACGAACCTTCCAGCACGTGCGTCTGTTCCGCGAAATGACGGTGATTGAAAATCTGCTGGTGGCGCAGCATCAACAGCTGAAAACCGGCGTCTTCTCCGGTCTGCTGAAAACGCCGGCCTTCCGTCGCGCGCAGAGCGAAGCGCTGGATCGGGCCGCCACCTGGCTTGAGCGTATCGGCCTGCTGGAGCATGCCAACCGTCAGGCCAGCAACCTGGCCTACGGCGACCAGCGCCGGCTGGAGATTGCCCGCTGTATGGTGACGCAGCCGGAGATCCTGATGCTTGATGAACCGGCGGCGGGGCTTAACCCGAAAGAGACCAAAGAGCTGGATGAGCTTATCGCCGAGCTGCGTAGCCATCACAACACCACCATCCTGCTTATCGAACATGATATGAAGCTGGTGATGGGCATTTCCGATCGCATCTACGTCGTGAACCAGGGGACGCCGCTGGCCAACGGGACGCCGGAAGAGATTCGTAATAACCCGGACGTGATCCGCGCCTATTTAGGTGAAGCATAA
- the livM gene encoding branched chain amino acid ABC transporter permease LivM yields MKPMQIAMALLSAAMFFVLAGVFMGVQLELNGTKLVVDTAADIRWQWIFIGTAVVFFFQLLRPLFQKAVKNVSGPKFIMPAIDGSTVKQKLFLIALLVIAVAWPFMVSRGTVDIATLTMIYIILGLGLNVVVGLSGLLVLGYGGFYAIGAYTFALLNHYYGLGFWTCLPLAGLVSAAAGFLLGFPVLRLRGDYLAIVTLGFGEIVRILLLNNTEITGGPNGISQIPKPTFFGLEFSRTAREGGWDTFSNFFGLKYDPSDRVIFLYLVALLLVVLSLFVINRLLRMPLGRAWEALREDEIACRSLGLSPTRIKLTAFTISAAFAGFAGTLFAARQGFVSPESFTFAESAFVLAIVVLGGMGSQFAVILAAILLVVSRELMRDFNEYSMLMLGGLMVLMMIWRPQGLLPMTRPQLKLKNGQAKGEQA; encoded by the coding sequence ATGAAACCGATGCAAATTGCGATGGCGCTTCTTTCCGCCGCGATGTTCTTTGTTCTGGCGGGCGTCTTTATGGGCGTGCAGCTGGAGCTGAATGGCACCAAACTGGTGGTCGATACCGCCGCCGATATTCGTTGGCAGTGGATTTTCATCGGCACCGCGGTGGTCTTTTTCTTCCAACTGCTGCGCCCGCTGTTCCAGAAAGCGGTTAAGAACGTTTCCGGGCCGAAATTTATTATGCCGGCGATTGACGGGTCGACGGTCAAGCAGAAGCTCTTTCTGATAGCCCTGCTGGTGATTGCCGTGGCCTGGCCGTTTATGGTGTCGCGCGGTACGGTGGATATCGCCACCTTGACGATGATTTATATCATCCTTGGTCTCGGACTGAACGTGGTGGTTGGGCTTTCCGGCCTGCTGGTATTGGGCTACGGCGGGTTTTACGCCATCGGCGCCTATACCTTTGCGCTGCTTAACCACTATTACGGTCTCGGTTTCTGGACCTGCCTGCCGCTGGCCGGCCTGGTTTCCGCGGCGGCCGGCTTCCTGCTGGGCTTCCCGGTGCTGCGTCTGCGCGGCGACTATCTGGCGATTGTGACCTTAGGCTTCGGCGAGATCGTGCGCATTTTGCTGCTTAACAATACCGAGATCACCGGCGGGCCGAACGGTATCAGCCAGATCCCGAAACCGACTTTCTTTGGTCTTGAATTTAGCCGTACCGCCCGTGAAGGCGGCTGGGATACCTTCAGCAACTTCTTCGGTCTGAAGTACGATCCCAGCGATAGGGTGATTTTCCTCTATCTGGTAGCGTTGCTGCTGGTGGTGCTCAGCCTGTTCGTTATTAACCGTCTGCTGCGGATGCCGCTCGGGCGGGCGTGGGAAGCGCTGCGTGAAGATGAAATCGCCTGTCGTTCGCTGGGCCTGAGCCCGACGCGCATCAAGCTGACCGCCTTTACTATCAGCGCCGCGTTTGCCGGATTTGCCGGCACGCTGTTCGCCGCGCGCCAGGGCTTCGTGAGCCCGGAGTCCTTTACCTTCGCCGAGTCGGCCTTTGTGCTGGCGATCGTGGTGCTGGGGGGTATGGGCTCGCAGTTTGCAGTGATCCTGGCGGCTATTCTGCTGGTGGTATCGCGCGAGCTGATGCGTGATTTCAACGAATACAGCATGTTAATGCTCGGTGGGTTGATGGTGCTGATGATGATCTGGCGTCCGCAGGGGCTGCTGCCGATGACGCGCCCGCAGCTGAAGCTGAAAAACGGTCAGGCGAAAGGAGAGCAGGCATGA
- the livH gene encoding high-affinity branched-chain amino acid ABC transporter permease LivH → MSEQFLYFLQQMFNGVTLGSTYALIAIGYTMVYGIIGMINFAHGEVYMIGSYVSFMIIAALMMLGIDTGWLLVAAGFIGAIIIASAYGWSIERVAYRPVRSSKRLIALISAIGMSIFLQNFVSLTEGSRDVALPSLFNGQWIVGHSDNFSATITTMQLVIWVVTFIAMLALTLFIRYSRMGRACRACAEDLKMASLLGINTDRVIALTFVIGAAMAAVAGVLLGQFYGVINPYIGFMAGMKAFTAAVLGGIGSIPGAMIGGLILGIAEALSSAYLSTEYKDVVSFALLILVLLVMPTGILGRPEVEKV, encoded by the coding sequence ATGTCCGAGCAGTTTCTCTATTTTCTGCAGCAGATGTTTAACGGCGTCACGCTGGGCAGTACCTATGCGCTGATCGCCATCGGCTATACGATGGTGTACGGCATTATCGGCATGATTAACTTCGCCCACGGCGAGGTCTACATGATCGGCAGCTACGTCTCGTTCATGATTATCGCCGCCCTGATGATGTTGGGTATCGATACCGGCTGGCTGCTGGTCGCCGCAGGCTTTATTGGCGCTATCATTATCGCCAGCGCCTACGGCTGGAGTATCGAGCGCGTGGCCTATCGGCCAGTGCGCAGCTCCAAACGTCTGATCGCGCTGATTTCCGCCATCGGGATGTCGATATTCCTGCAGAACTTTGTCAGCCTGACCGAAGGCTCGCGCGATGTCGCGCTGCCGAGTCTCTTTAACGGCCAGTGGATTGTCGGCCACAGCGATAATTTCTCCGCCACTATCACTACCATGCAGTTGGTCATCTGGGTCGTTACCTTTATCGCCATGCTGGCGCTGACGCTGTTTATTCGCTATTCGCGAATGGGCCGCGCCTGCCGCGCCTGTGCGGAAGATCTGAAAATGGCGAGCCTGCTGGGCATCAATACCGACCGCGTTATTGCGCTGACCTTCGTCATTGGCGCAGCGATGGCGGCGGTCGCGGGCGTCCTGCTGGGGCAGTTCTACGGCGTAATTAACCCCTACATCGGTTTTATGGCCGGGATGAAGGCCTTTACCGCAGCTGTGCTCGGCGGTATCGGCAGTATCCCTGGCGCGATGATTGGCGGCCTGATTCTGGGTATCGCCGAGGCGCTCTCTTCTGCTTATCTCAGCACCGAATATAAGGACGTCGTCTCCTTCGCGCTGCTGATTCTGGTGCTGTTAGTAATGCCGACCGGCATTCTGGGCCGCCCGGAGGTAGAAAAAGTATGA
- the livK gene encoding high-affinity branched-chain amino acid ABC transporter substrate-binding protein LivK, whose product MKRNAKTIIAGVVALAISHAALAKDIKVAVVGAMSGPVAQWGDMEFNGARQAIKDINASGGIKGDKLVGVEYDDACDPKQAVAVANKIVNDGIQYVIGHLCSSSTQPASDIYEDEGILMISPGATNPELTQRGYQYIMRTAGLDSSQGPTAAKYILEHVKPQRIAIIHDKQQYGEGLARSVQDNLKKAGANIVFFDGITAGEKDFSALLARLKKENIDFVYYGGYYPEMGQMLRQARSVGLKTQFMGPEGVGNASLSNIAGAAAEGMLVTMPKRYDQDPSNSAIVDALKADKKDPSGPYVWITYAAVQSLAQAMDRTGSQQPLDLIKDLKAHGAKTVIGPLNWDEKGDLKGFEFGVFQWHADGSSTVAK is encoded by the coding sequence ATGAAAAGGAACGCGAAAACGATCATCGCGGGAGTCGTTGCATTAGCGATTTCCCACGCGGCGTTGGCAAAGGATATTAAAGTCGCCGTCGTCGGCGCGATGTCTGGCCCGGTTGCCCAGTGGGGCGATATGGAATTCAACGGCGCGCGCCAGGCGATTAAAGACATTAACGCCAGCGGCGGCATTAAAGGCGACAAACTGGTTGGCGTCGAATATGACGACGCCTGCGATCCGAAACAAGCGGTCGCGGTCGCCAACAAAATCGTCAATGATGGCATTCAGTACGTTATTGGCCACCTCTGTTCCTCCTCCACCCAGCCGGCGTCTGACATCTATGAAGATGAAGGCATCCTGATGATCTCCCCCGGGGCGACCAACCCGGAACTGACCCAGCGTGGCTACCAGTACATTATGCGTACCGCAGGTCTTGACTCTTCCCAGGGGCCGACCGCCGCGAAATATATCCTCGAACACGTGAAGCCGCAGCGTATTGCGATTATTCATGACAAACAGCAGTACGGTGAAGGGCTGGCGCGTTCCGTACAGGACAACCTGAAGAAAGCCGGCGCCAATATCGTCTTCTTTGATGGCATCACCGCCGGTGAGAAAGACTTCTCCGCGCTGCTGGCGCGCCTGAAGAAAGAGAATATCGACTTCGTCTACTACGGCGGCTACTACCCGGAAATGGGGCAGATGCTGCGCCAGGCGCGCTCCGTCGGCCTGAAAACGCAGTTTATGGGGCCGGAAGGCGTCGGTAACGCCTCGCTGTCCAACATCGCCGGCGCGGCGGCGGAAGGTATGCTGGTGACGATGCCAAAACGCTATGACCAGGATCCGTCCAACAGCGCTATTGTTGATGCGCTGAAAGCGGATAAAAAAGATCCGAGTGGTCCGTACGTCTGGATCACCTATGCCGCCGTTCAGTCGCTGGCGCAAGCAATGGACAGAACCGGCAGCCAGCAGCCGCTGGATTTAATTAAAGATTTGAAAGCTCACGGCGCGAAGACCGTGATTGGGCCGCTGAATTGGGATGAAAAAGGCGATCTGAAGGGATTTGAATTTGGTGTCTTCCAGTGGCACGCGGATGGTTCATCCACCGTCGCTAAGTAA
- the panM gene encoding aspartate 1-decarboxylase autocleavage activator PanM, whose translation MKLTIIRLQHFSDQDRIDLGKIWPSQDPAALMLDENHRIYAARFNERLLGAVRVTLRGVEGELSDLCVREVTRRRGVGQYLVEETLSDNPNINSWRVADSGVEDRGVMAAFMQALGFSAQQNGWEKH comes from the coding sequence ATGAAGCTCACCATTATCCGTTTACAGCACTTCAGCGATCAGGATCGCATTGATTTAGGCAAAATCTGGCCGTCGCAGGATCCTGCGGCGCTGATGCTGGATGAAAACCATCGTATTTACGCCGCCCGCTTTAACGAACGTCTGCTCGGCGCCGTACGCGTTACCCTGCGCGGCGTCGAAGGCGAGCTCAGCGATCTGTGCGTGCGTGAAGTCACCCGCCGCCGCGGCGTGGGGCAATATTTAGTGGAAGAGACGTTAAGCGATAACCCGAATATCAATAGCTGGCGCGTTGCCGATAGCGGGGTGGAAGACCGCGGCGTGATGGCGGCATTTATGCAGGCGCTGGGTTTCAGCGCCCAGCAGAATGGTTGGGAGAAGCATTAA